In Clarias gariepinus isolate MV-2021 ecotype Netherlands chromosome 1, CGAR_prim_01v2, whole genome shotgun sequence, one DNA window encodes the following:
- the LOC128523930 gene encoding gastrula zinc finger protein XlCGF71.1-like, giving the protein MTSQEETQTDLHRCLVCGKSFSQEKDLTAHQRIHRRRKQHQCQQCGKSFTQKYRFYEHQHTHTGEKPYQCSQCGKCFVYMRSLKVHQRLHEGEKPYLCSLCGKGFITKSHFKQHQQIHTDDKPYHCSHCGKSFNQKYSFQQHQRIHTGDKPFHCSQCGKSFIQKVSLLKHQRIHTGEKPYYCSECGKSFNNVSNFQQHQRIHTGEKPYYCSVCGKNFTQNASLKSHLRTHTKGTGKKCSQGPCP; this is encoded by the coding sequence ATGACTAGTCAagaagaaacacagacagacctTCACCGCTGCTTagtgtgtggaaagagttttagtcAAGAGAAGGATCTCACAGCACACCAGCGCATCCACAGACGACGCAAACAGCATCAGTGCcaacagtgtggaaagagtttcacTCAAAAGTATCGTTTCTACGAACATCAGCACACTCATACAGGAGAAAAGCcatatcagtgctcacagtgtggaaagtgTTTTGTTTACATGAGGAGTCTCAAAGTACACCAACGCCTCCATGAAGGAGAAAAGCCCTATCTGTGCTCACTGTGTGGGAAGGGTTTTATTACCAAGAGTCATTTTAAACAGCATCAACAGATTCACACTGACGACAAACCGTATCACTGTTCACATTGTGGGAAGAGTTTCAATCAAAAGTATTCTTTCCAGCAACATCAGCGTATTCATACTGGAGACAAACCCTTTCATTGTTctcagtgtgggaagagttttattcAAAAGGTCTCTCTTCTGAAACATCAGCGTATTCACACTGGGGAGAAACCATATTACTGCtcagagtgtgggaagagttttaataatgtaagcAATTTCCAacaacaccagcgcattcacactggagagaagccgtattacTGCTCCGTGTGTGGAAAGAATTTTACTCAAAATGCCTCTTTAAAAAGCCATCTACGCACACATACTAAAGGGACAGGAAAAAAGTGTTCTCAAGGTCCATGCCCTTGA